The Candidatus Delongbacteria bacterium genome includes a region encoding these proteins:
- a CDS encoding DUF190 domain-containing protein: MELQDACLLRLYISETDRLDGRPAWEALLALALEAGLAGGTVLHGVAGFGTRHQLHAAKVLRLAEKLPLVVELVDESPRLEAFLAQVGPRLTSGLATLEKVRALPLGG, from the coding sequence ATGGAACTGCAGGACGCCTGCCTGTTGCGCCTCTACATCAGCGAGACCGACCGCCTGGACGGCCGCCCGGCCTGGGAGGCCCTGCTGGCCTTGGCCCTGGAGGCCGGGCTGGCCGGGGGCACGGTCCTGCACGGCGTGGCCGGTTTCGGGACCCGGCACCAGCTGCACGCGGCCAAAGTGCTGCGGCTGGCGGAGAAGCTGCCGCTGGTGGTGGAACTGGTGGACGAGTCCCCGCGGCTGGAGGCCTTCCTGGCCCAGGTGGGTCCCCGGTTGACGAGCGGCCTGGCCACCCTGGAGAAGGTCCGCGCCCTGCCGCTGGGCGGGTAG
- a CDS encoding CrcB family protein, which yields MTKLLLLAGAGALGTLARYGLAGLVQQQAGTRFPWGTLTVNLLGCLLFGFLWGLMDQRLLLPPGWRAPLLIGFLGAFTTFSTWIFESGQFLQGGQWLAAGANLLLPPLVGLLSLALGLGLARLV from the coding sequence CTGACGAAGCTCCTGCTGCTGGCCGGGGCCGGCGCCCTGGGCACCCTGGCCCGCTACGGCCTGGCCGGGCTGGTCCAGCAGCAGGCCGGCACGCGCTTTCCCTGGGGCACGCTCACCGTCAACCTGCTGGGCTGCCTGCTCTTCGGCTTCCTCTGGGGCCTGATGGACCAGCGCCTGCTGCTCCCGCCCGGCTGGCGCGCGCCCCTGCTGATCGGCTTCCTGGGCGCCTTCACCACTTTTTCAACCTGGATCTTCGAAAGCGGCCAGTTCCTGCAGGGCGGCCAGTGGCTGGCGGCGGGGGCCAACCTGCTGCTGCCCCCGCTGGTGGGCCTGCTCAGCCTGGCCCTGGGTCTGGGTCTGGCGCGATTGGTCTAG
- a CDS encoding CotH kinase family protein yields MPLFLLILLGLLHGGARAQDDSWMLYDDSQVARYEVSVDPVALQWIYDNVDSDSLHLAQLHLQNLYLDEQVADVGLRLRGNTSRNAQKKSFKISFNDFVPGREVHGVDKLNLNGEHNDPCITRSKLCFDLFGRIGHVASRASHGELWINGDYFGLYVSVEHVDDEFLKKNFPHPDGNLWKCLYPADLAWRGDSPEDYKHEQDGRRVYELTSNEEEDDYSALFRLIRILHDTSGNALEDSLHQYLDVAGVLEYFAVNVLTGGWDDYWYLSNNYYLYHDPVDDRMTLIPYDYDNTFGVDWFGVDWSQRNPYTFGNSNRPLADRLLSRPRWRNLYTHMLEHHLTHSLQPAAWQPRLDELLTQLTPAAATDSFRTLDYGFTMNDFSQGFGVDYENAHVKRGLREFLDRRAASLPGQLAWQSAGPVVYHLDAQPPLPGDSLRVSAAAFVHDASLECWLRWRQVGATEWQQSAMSFTGEAQAPVLRLADRYQGGLPPMAPGTRLELQVLALDELARPHLYPPRPLELGWPAAPRLVLNEFLALNENGITDPAGDHEDWAELVNPGSEPVLLDGLHLSDDPDDPGNWAFPAGTGELAGGAYLLIWCDNEEEEAGLHAGFRLSGDGESLVLSDVDGLTVLDRVDFGPQQDDVAWGRLPDVTGPWQALTPSPGLPNDGTGLPALRPRSAELALAAAPNPFNGGLRLTLTGFAGPARLEIYNLAGQRLHQEELPAGGAADRTVTLAGANWEALPSGLLLLRVSGSRGSASLRVAHLK; encoded by the coding sequence ATGCCCCTCTTTCTGCTGATCCTGCTGGGCCTGCTGCACGGCGGCGCCCGCGCCCAGGACGACTCCTGGATGCTCTACGACGACAGCCAGGTGGCGCGCTACGAGGTCAGCGTCGATCCCGTCGCCCTGCAGTGGATCTACGACAACGTGGACAGCGACTCCCTGCACCTGGCCCAGCTCCACCTGCAGAATCTCTACCTGGACGAACAGGTGGCGGACGTGGGCCTGCGCCTGCGCGGCAACACCAGCCGCAACGCGCAGAAGAAGTCCTTCAAGATCTCGTTCAACGACTTCGTCCCCGGCCGCGAGGTGCACGGCGTGGACAAGCTCAACCTGAACGGCGAGCACAACGACCCCTGCATCACGCGCAGCAAGCTCTGCTTCGATCTGTTCGGCCGCATCGGCCACGTGGCCTCGCGCGCCTCCCACGGCGAGCTCTGGATCAACGGCGACTACTTCGGGCTCTACGTCTCCGTGGAGCACGTGGACGACGAATTCCTCAAGAAGAACTTCCCCCATCCAGACGGCAACCTCTGGAAGTGTCTCTACCCGGCGGACCTGGCCTGGCGCGGCGACAGCCCCGAGGACTACAAGCACGAGCAGGACGGCCGGCGCGTCTACGAGCTGACCAGCAACGAGGAGGAGGACGACTACTCGGCGCTCTTCCGGTTGATCCGCATCCTGCACGACACCTCGGGCAACGCGCTGGAGGATTCCCTGCACCAATACCTGGACGTGGCCGGCGTGCTGGAGTACTTCGCCGTCAACGTGCTGACCGGCGGCTGGGACGATTACTGGTACTTGAGCAACAACTACTACTTGTATCACGACCCGGTGGACGACCGGATGACCCTGATCCCCTACGACTACGACAACACCTTCGGCGTGGACTGGTTCGGCGTGGACTGGTCCCAGCGCAACCCCTACACCTTCGGGAACAGCAACCGGCCCCTGGCGGACCGCCTGCTCTCCCGGCCGCGCTGGCGCAACCTCTACACCCACATGCTGGAGCACCACCTGACCCACTCCCTGCAGCCCGCCGCCTGGCAGCCCCGGCTGGACGAGTTGCTGACGCAGCTGACGCCTGCGGCGGCGACGGATTCCTTCCGCACGCTGGACTACGGCTTCACCATGAACGATTTCAGCCAGGGTTTCGGCGTGGACTACGAGAACGCCCACGTCAAGCGCGGCCTGCGCGAGTTCCTGGACCGGCGCGCGGCCAGCCTGCCCGGGCAGCTGGCCTGGCAGTCGGCGGGTCCGGTGGTGTATCACCTGGACGCGCAGCCGCCGCTGCCCGGCGACAGCCTGCGCGTGAGCGCCGCGGCCTTCGTCCACGACGCCTCCCTGGAGTGCTGGCTGCGCTGGCGTCAGGTCGGCGCCACCGAGTGGCAGCAGAGCGCCATGTCCTTCACGGGGGAGGCCCAGGCTCCGGTGCTGCGGCTGGCCGACCGCTACCAGGGCGGTCTGCCGCCCATGGCGCCCGGCACGCGCCTGGAACTGCAGGTGCTGGCGCTGGACGAGCTGGCCCGCCCGCACCTCTACCCGCCGCGGCCGCTGGAACTGGGCTGGCCCGCCGCGCCCCGGCTGGTGCTGAACGAGTTCCTGGCGCTGAACGAGAACGGCATCACCGATCCGGCGGGCGATCACGAGGACTGGGCCGAGCTGGTCAATCCGGGAAGCGAGCCCGTGCTGCTGGACGGCCTGCACCTGAGCGACGATCCCGACGACCCGGGCAACTGGGCCTTTCCCGCCGGCACGGGCGAACTGGCCGGCGGCGCCTATCTGCTGATCTGGTGCGACAACGAGGAAGAAGAGGCCGGCCTGCACGCGGGCTTCCGCCTGAGCGGCGACGGCGAGTCCCTGGTGCTGAGCGACGTGGACGGCCTGACGGTGCTGGACCGGGTGGACTTCGGCCCCCAGCAGGACGACGTGGCCTGGGGCCGCCTGCCCGACGTCACCGGCCCGTGGCAGGCCCTGACCCCCAGCCCTGGCCTGCCCAACGACGGCACGGGTCTGCCCGCCTTGCGGCCCCGCTCGGCCGAACTGGCGCTGGCCGCGGCGCCCAATCCTTTCAACGGCGGCCTGCGCCTGACCCTGACGGGCTTTGCCGGGCCCGCCCGGCTGGAGATCTACAACCTGGCCGGCCAGCGCCTCCATCAGGAAGAGCTGCCGGCGGGCGGGGCGGCAGACCGGACGGTCACGCTGGCCGGCGCGAACTGGGAGGCTCTGCCCTCCGGCCTGCTGCTGCTGCGGGTCAGCGGTTCCCGCGGTTCGGCCAGCCTGCGGGTGGCCCATCTCAAATAG
- a CDS encoding MFS transporter: MRFTTLLRRHPDLTRLWLGEVISQAGDALFQIALLWLVLDLTDSAGLTGLVAMSGYLPVLLFGLLAGALADRLDRRRVLLGCDLARAVLVLAIPLLASAGLLSAPLLGLITFLMAVFTAHFNPTRDALIPELVPATELRQANTLIQSGWQLAMLAGPLLAGLLIPLTGELQLFSADGLSYLASFALIWRMRPGPRLAAPEAPPRPPAGSLRHEASRALAEVRAGLVLAHGDRRIRALLWVTAVDNLFIMGPAIVGTPLFVRQVLGGDSGTYAYLMTAFAAGMLAGSLLLHWLGRHLRDSRLLLWGIVLDGITFLPLLWVTSFWGAWWTIAIHSLVIPLIIIPRPTLVQRLVPRDFHGRVFSMISVAVTGFSALSVALTGLAAEWVPIPVIFGAIALLASACGLAGWSIREFREA; this comes from the coding sequence ATGCGATTCACCACCCTGCTGCGCCGCCATCCGGACCTGACCCGCCTCTGGCTGGGGGAGGTGATCTCCCAGGCCGGCGACGCGCTGTTCCAGATCGCCCTGCTTTGGCTGGTGCTGGACCTGACCGACTCGGCGGGCCTGACGGGCCTGGTGGCCATGAGCGGCTACCTGCCCGTGCTGCTCTTCGGGCTGCTGGCCGGCGCGCTGGCGGACCGGCTGGACCGGCGGCGCGTGCTGCTGGGCTGCGACCTGGCCCGGGCCGTGCTGGTGCTGGCCATTCCGCTGCTGGCCTCCGCCGGTCTGCTGAGCGCCCCGCTGCTCGGGCTGATCACCTTCCTGATGGCCGTGTTCACGGCCCACTTCAATCCCACCCGCGACGCGCTGATCCCGGAGCTGGTGCCGGCCACGGAGCTGCGCCAGGCCAACACGCTGATCCAGAGCGGCTGGCAGCTGGCCATGCTGGCCGGACCCCTGCTGGCCGGGCTGCTCATCCCGCTCACCGGCGAGCTGCAGCTGTTCAGCGCCGACGGGCTCAGCTACCTGGCCTCCTTCGCGCTGATCTGGCGCATGCGCCCCGGCCCCCGACTTGCCGCGCCGGAGGCACCGCCGCGCCCGCCGGCCGGCTCCCTTCGCCACGAGGCGTCCCGCGCGCTGGCCGAGGTCCGCGCCGGACTGGTCCTGGCCCACGGGGACCGCCGGATCCGCGCCCTGCTCTGGGTCACGGCGGTGGACAACCTGTTCATCATGGGCCCGGCCATCGTGGGCACGCCGCTCTTCGTGCGCCAGGTGCTGGGCGGCGACTCGGGCACCTACGCCTACCTGATGACGGCCTTCGCCGCGGGCATGCTGGCCGGCAGCCTGCTGCTCCATTGGCTGGGCCGGCACCTGCGGGACAGCCGGCTGCTGCTCTGGGGCATCGTGCTGGACGGGATCACCTTCCTGCCCCTGCTCTGGGTGACCAGCTTCTGGGGCGCCTGGTGGACCATCGCCATCCACTCGCTGGTGATTCCGCTGATCATCATCCCGCGGCCCACGCTGGTGCAGCGGCTGGTGCCCCGGGATTTCCACGGCCGCGTCTTCAGCATGATCAGCGTGGCCGTGACGGGCTTCAGCGCGCTCTCCGTGGCCCTCACCGGACTGGCAGCGGAGTGGGTGCCGATCCCCGTTATCTTCGGCGCCATCGCGCTGCTGGCCTCGGCCTGCGGACTGGCGGGCTGGTCCATCCGCGAATTCCGCGAAGCCTGA
- a CDS encoding DUF4835 family protein — translation MRFWLALLLWLPSALALTVVPELNLNLIQLTPDQRAELFDLETRLTDYLNSVDWDPEETTLTLRIPLAIQVRNAMEGGSATEYMGLFAGGNKGDFSIDEGLWRFRIPEGRFEHDEDNFDSFLSMLDFHVLLVIGYEYDKLAEFGGTPMFERARRLGSQAMFSEQQDGWDERNERLERLLDMRNKDFRTLRWVTHTAWWFRSKQNSPYDAWKAVRLALELAERIDNPTQLAPWFKANSRSLVEILVQGRDVDGLQRLSRLDSLDPQRSEAYRDALLELSK, via the coding sequence GTGCGTTTCTGGCTTGCCCTGCTGCTCTGGCTGCCTTCCGCGTTGGCGTTGACGGTGGTGCCGGAGCTCAACCTCAACCTCATCCAGCTCACGCCCGACCAGCGGGCCGAGCTCTTCGATCTGGAAACCCGCCTGACCGACTACCTGAACAGCGTGGACTGGGACCCGGAGGAGACCACCCTGACTCTGCGCATCCCGCTGGCCATCCAGGTCCGCAACGCCATGGAGGGCGGCTCGGCCACGGAGTACATGGGCCTGTTCGCCGGCGGCAACAAGGGCGACTTCAGCATCGACGAGGGCCTCTGGCGCTTCCGGATTCCCGAAGGCCGTTTCGAGCACGACGAAGACAACTTCGACTCCTTCCTCAGCATGCTCGACTTCCACGTCCTGCTGGTGATCGGGTACGAATACGACAAACTGGCCGAGTTCGGCGGCACGCCCATGTTCGAGCGCGCCCGGCGCCTGGGCAGCCAGGCCATGTTCAGCGAGCAGCAGGACGGCTGGGACGAGCGCAACGAGCGCCTCGAACGCCTGCTGGACATGCGCAACAAGGATTTCCGCACCCTGCGCTGGGTCACCCACACGGCCTGGTGGTTCCGTTCCAAGCAGAACAGCCCTTATGACGCCTGGAAGGCCGTGCGTCTGGCGCTGGAACTGGCGGAGCGCATCGACAACCCCACCCAGCTGGCCCCCTGGTTCAAGGCCAATTCCCGCTCCCTGGTCGAGATCCTGGTCCAGGGCCGGGACGTGGACGGCCTCCAGCGCCTGAGCCGGCTGGACAGCCTGGATCCCCAGCGCAGCGAGGCCTACCGGGACGCCCTGCTCGAACTTTCCAAGTAG
- a CDS encoding acetate--CoA ligase family protein produces the protein MDRQAIARLITSALERGQQVLLESEVYELLALAGLETPAWRVWPTEGELDESWLAGLPGSRVVLKVLSRRILHKSDVGGVRIVEKDAATVRLAAQEMLGAVPGAWGRYEGEHGRDGTQDPEVEGLLLVECVAFPGELGRELLLGARHSREFGSVLTVGIGGTDAEFLSARLEPGRGHAIRSALLLDRAGIRHMLEQTLVVERLTGKARGRARVVEPEQLEELVAGFARLVNLFSPLDETAPAHLEELEINPLVVATDGRLLPLDGLMRIGPRRGAPRSRPVGKVSRLLHPGSVALVGVSQKMNVGRIILQNLLDADFPVERIHILKPDTEEIAGVRCYARPADLPEKVDMLVLAVSAEQVPAELEAICAADCAESIIVIPGGIAEKAGGEAIQARIDAVLERARALPGGGPVINGSNCLGVYDRDAGVNTLFIPDYKLPRPAREGQDAPGRVALLSQSGAFMICRMSRLADLDPVYAVSYGNQMDLSLGDYLEALLGDTSVDTVACYVEGFADLDGLKTARLARALTGAGRRVILYKAGRSAEGQSASAGHTASIAGDYETCRQVLPEAGVELAETFEDFENRVRLARALGPERGPAGHAPQVAVVSNAGFECVGIADNLARASEGRLELAKLSEYTREKLQRAFVEGRLDSLVDVKNPLDLTPMATDAVWATCVQALLEDSGVDAAIVSIVPLTAAMQTLPAGPGHREDLSAPTAICARLAALRAASSTPFVCAVDSGVLYDPLVRQLESAGIPVFRYADEATRYLRRHLCSR, from the coding sequence ATGGACCGTCAGGCAATCGCCCGCCTCATCACGTCCGCGTTGGAGCGCGGCCAGCAGGTGCTGCTGGAATCGGAAGTCTATGAGCTGCTGGCGCTGGCCGGCCTGGAGACGCCGGCCTGGCGTGTCTGGCCGACGGAGGGCGAGCTGGACGAGAGCTGGCTGGCGGGGCTGCCGGGCAGCCGGGTGGTGCTCAAGGTTCTCTCGCGCCGGATCCTCCACAAGAGCGACGTGGGCGGCGTGCGCATCGTGGAGAAGGACGCCGCGACCGTGCGCCTGGCCGCCCAGGAGATGCTGGGCGCGGTGCCCGGGGCCTGGGGCCGCTACGAGGGCGAACACGGCCGCGACGGCACGCAGGATCCCGAAGTGGAGGGCCTGCTGCTGGTGGAGTGCGTGGCCTTCCCCGGCGAGCTCGGCCGCGAGCTCCTGCTGGGGGCGCGCCACTCAAGGGAGTTCGGCAGCGTGCTCACCGTGGGCATCGGCGGCACGGACGCCGAGTTCCTCTCCGCGCGGCTGGAGCCCGGCCGCGGACACGCCATCCGCAGTGCGCTGCTGCTGGACCGCGCGGGCATCCGCCACATGCTGGAACAGACCCTGGTGGTGGAGCGCCTGACCGGCAAGGCCCGCGGGCGGGCCCGGGTGGTGGAGCCCGAGCAGCTGGAGGAACTGGTGGCGGGTTTCGCCCGGTTGGTCAACCTCTTCTCCCCGCTGGACGAGACGGCCCCCGCGCACCTGGAGGAGCTGGAGATCAATCCGCTGGTGGTGGCCACGGACGGCCGCCTGCTGCCCCTGGACGGCCTGATGCGTATCGGGCCACGCCGGGGCGCGCCGCGCTCCCGGCCTGTGGGCAAGGTCAGCCGCCTGCTGCATCCGGGCTCGGTGGCGCTGGTGGGCGTCTCCCAGAAGATGAACGTAGGACGGATCATTCTGCAGAACCTGCTGGACGCGGACTTCCCCGTGGAGCGCATCCACATCCTCAAACCCGACACGGAGGAGATCGCCGGCGTGCGCTGCTACGCGCGCCCCGCCGACCTGCCCGAGAAGGTGGACATGCTGGTGCTGGCGGTGAGCGCCGAGCAGGTCCCGGCGGAGCTGGAGGCCATCTGCGCCGCGGACTGCGCGGAATCAATCATCGTCATCCCGGGCGGCATCGCGGAAAAGGCGGGCGGCGAGGCCATCCAGGCGCGGATCGACGCGGTGCTGGAGCGTGCCCGCGCCCTGCCCGGCGGCGGCCCGGTGATCAACGGCAGCAACTGCCTGGGCGTCTACGACCGCGACGCCGGCGTCAACACGCTGTTCATTCCCGACTACAAACTGCCCCGGCCCGCCCGGGAAGGCCAGGACGCCCCCGGGCGCGTGGCCCTGCTCAGCCAGTCGGGCGCCTTCATGATCTGCCGCATGTCGCGGCTGGCGGACCTGGATCCGGTCTACGCCGTCTCCTACGGCAACCAGATGGACCTGAGCCTGGGCGACTACCTGGAGGCCCTGCTGGGCGACACCTCGGTGGACACGGTGGCGTGTTACGTGGAGGGCTTCGCCGACCTGGACGGGCTGAAGACCGCCCGGCTGGCCCGGGCGCTGACGGGCGCCGGCCGGCGGGTGATCCTCTACAAGGCGGGCCGTTCGGCGGAGGGCCAGAGCGCCAGCGCGGGCCACACGGCCTCCATCGCCGGCGACTACGAGACCTGCCGCCAGGTGCTGCCGGAGGCCGGAGTGGAGCTGGCGGAGACCTTCGAGGACTTCGAGAACCGCGTGCGGCTGGCCCGGGCCCTGGGTCCGGAGCGCGGCCCCGCCGGGCACGCGCCCCAGGTGGCGGTGGTCTCCAATGCGGGCTTCGAGTGCGTGGGCATCGCGGACAATCTGGCCCGGGCCTCCGAGGGTCGGCTGGAACTGGCGAAGCTGAGCGAGTACACGCGGGAGAAACTGCAGCGGGCCTTTGTGGAAGGGCGGCTGGACAGCCTGGTGGACGTGAAGAATCCGCTGGACCTGACGCCCATGGCCACGGACGCCGTCTGGGCCACCTGCGTGCAAGCGCTGCTGGAGGATTCCGGTGTGGACGCGGCCATTGTTTCCATCGTGCCGCTCACCGCGGCCATGCAGACCCTGCCCGCCGGTCCCGGACACCGCGAGGATCTGAGCGCCCCCACAGCGATCTGCGCGCGGCTGGCCGCCCTGCGGGCCGCCAGTTCGACACCCTTCGTCTGCGCCGTGGACTCCGGCGTGCTCTACGATCCCCTGGTCCGCCAGTTGGAGAGCGCCGGCATCCCGGTCTTCCGCTACGCCGACGAGGCCACGCGCTACCTGCGCCGGCACCTCTGTTCGCGCTGA